One segment of Gilliamella sp. ESL0441 DNA contains the following:
- a CDS encoding TetR/AcrR family transcriptional regulator, with the protein MSTQSFSKKGNDTKAALIRSGMALMTTYGYLSSNLESILKQVGVPKGSFYYYFKSKEDFGRAIIASYDSFFSHKLDKHLTDSLISSPLARIKAFYEDAKQGMAKYDFNRGCLIGELIQEESLLPEGYAQLLEQILQNWQTKLEHCLLQAQQCGELSSAVNCKALAEFFWIGWEGAVTRSKLIKKSAPLDLFIQLFLDKIIQ; encoded by the coding sequence ATGTCAACACAGTCATTCTCAAAAAAAGGTAACGACACTAAAGCAGCATTGATCCGTAGTGGCATGGCGTTAATGACAACTTATGGCTACCTATCCTCAAATCTAGAAAGTATATTGAAACAGGTTGGTGTACCCAAAGGGTCATTTTATTACTACTTCAAAAGTAAAGAAGATTTTGGGCGAGCCATTATCGCGTCTTATGATAGCTTTTTTAGTCATAAATTAGATAAACATCTAACCGACAGCTTAATATCATCACCACTTGCGAGAATCAAAGCTTTTTATGAAGATGCTAAACAAGGCATGGCAAAATATGATTTTAATCGTGGTTGCTTAATTGGCGAACTAATCCAAGAAGAATCGTTATTACCGGAAGGGTATGCACAACTACTTGAACAGATTTTACAAAATTGGCAGACCAAACTAGAACACTGTTTATTACAGGCACAACAATGCGGAGAACTGAGTTCAGCGGTAAACTGTAAAGCCCTTGCAGAATTTTTTTGGATTGGTTGGGAAGGCGCCGTAACTCGTAGCAAATTAATAAAAAAATCGGCACCTTTAGATCTGTTTATTCAACTTTTTTTAGATAAAATAATTCAATAA
- the sstT gene encoding serine/threonine transporter SstT encodes MSQSSNPLVRFYLKVGLIPQILLGLILGIILAAVSKETALDMSLIGGLFINALKSVAPILVLILVIASIANHQRGKQANMKPLIALYLTGMMLAALLATVASFLFPSQISFGDTLENLTLTPPNGISAVLKTLLEKMIDNPVSALINANYIGLIIWGVGIGLALRHSSETTKTMMSDLSYAISFIVRIIIRFAPLGVFGLVASTLAETGFGELLKYAHLLIVLVACMLIVALVINPLLAFLVMRKNPYPLVFTSLKESAIPAFFTRSSAANIPVNIEICKKYKMDEDTYSVAVPLGAAINMSGAAITITVLTLATVNSMPASANIHVDIYSALLLCIITSICACGASGIAGGSLLLIPVACSMFGIPNEISAKVIGIGIAIGVIQDSVETALNSSSDVVFIGAVSSAAQKKQSALN; translated from the coding sequence ATGAGTCAATCATCCAATCCATTAGTTCGTTTCTATCTGAAAGTAGGATTAATACCACAGATACTATTAGGATTAATTTTAGGCATTATTTTGGCTGCCGTCTCAAAAGAAACCGCCTTAGATATGTCTTTGATTGGAGGACTTTTTATTAATGCGCTTAAATCCGTTGCGCCAATACTGGTTTTAATTCTTGTTATTGCCTCAATTGCCAATCACCAACGAGGTAAACAAGCAAACATGAAACCCTTAATTGCGCTCTATTTGACTGGAATGATGTTGGCAGCATTATTAGCCACCGTTGCCAGCTTTCTATTTCCGTCGCAAATCTCATTTGGTGATACGCTTGAAAATTTAACCCTTACTCCACCTAATGGCATTTCAGCGGTATTAAAAACCTTATTAGAAAAGATGATCGATAACCCTGTTAGTGCCCTTATTAACGCCAACTATATTGGCTTAATTATATGGGGTGTGGGCATTGGTTTAGCCTTAAGGCACTCAAGTGAAACAACCAAAACCATGATGAGCGATTTGTCTTATGCTATCTCATTTATTGTGAGAATTATCATCCGTTTTGCGCCCCTTGGTGTATTTGGACTTGTAGCATCAACACTGGCAGAAACAGGCTTTGGTGAATTATTAAAATATGCGCATTTACTGATTGTATTAGTCGCTTGTATGCTGATTGTTGCATTAGTGATTAATCCCCTACTCGCATTTCTGGTTATGCGTAAAAACCCTTATCCATTAGTATTTACATCTTTAAAAGAAAGTGCGATCCCCGCCTTTTTTACCCGTAGTTCTGCCGCCAATATTCCTGTTAATATTGAAATCTGTAAAAAATATAAAATGGATGAAGATACCTATTCGGTTGCTGTGCCACTTGGTGCTGCGATTAATATGTCTGGGGCGGCAATTACCATAACCGTTCTGACACTTGCCACTGTCAACTCAATGCCAGCAAGTGCTAATATCCATGTCGATATCTACTCAGCACTTTTACTTTGTATTATTACTTCTATATGTGCTTGTGGTGCATCAGGTATTGCCGGTGGCTCACTGCTTCTTATTCCGGTTGCCTGTAGTATGTTTGGCATACCGAATGAAATTTCAGCAAAAGTGATTGGTATCGGCATTGCAATAGGTGTCATTCAAGACTCCGTTGAAACCGCATTAAACTCATCCAGTGATGTGGTGTTTATCGGTGCTGTATCATCAGCAGCGCAAAAGAAACAATCGGCATTAAACTGA
- a CDS encoding autotransporter outer membrane beta-barrel domain-containing protein yields MNKIYKLVWNAQRQAFIVTSEKAQSKSKLFFTNLLSITTLTLASISISYAQCIDNLSDSNTNCQQQSDQQPYDNHQVSQQTPKYFQYPYSITNLNNSVEITLPNHIESNDDGYDYSSSSDVDNLTVNQPAGEIIGGKYGININHNGKGSTNLTISGSVIGKTNAGIQVTHAIDAQDLNITELVGANIHGQEFGIQAINNGRGVTTITTSESVIADKGIAINVENNVDTKGLNITQSAGVIHGILAIRAMNNGKGSLNISTSGEVISDSGDGVYGINNSNASDITIGQYGGSIKGALNGIFANNAGNGSTTITTAGNITAQTQYGIFAHNDYNTHDLTVTQSNGHITSQSHGMKLENYGNGSTVVTTSGDIISQEGDGIIIDNLSNTKKLTFNQLKGSITGYHQGINLIHTGNDAMSITANGDIIGQQSNGIAAFGAANTQELTINQLKGNIIGYTIGIFAQNRGTNSTLITTSGNVTGQNLSGISVQNDTNTHDITINQASGTIHGNLNGIETFNMGNGTTLITTAGEITSSSSSGIYSMNYNNAKDINVIQSIGSISGKNYGVYLDNNGNGSSSITVAGNVTGDSKDGLFVNNHTNTKNLTAKQSSGMIQGKENGINYNNSGNGSTYITTSGSVSGEENDGIYAINDIHTHDLNVMQTKGSINGYLNGINIQNKGSGSTSIISSGDVVGSQKNGIHALNDQSSTNFVVSQTSGLIKGLLYGVYIENNGTGSTSINTSGDIVGGQEDGLYAVGNDNTQEIKIGQLDGNITGSNHGINILNNGQNSSTITTLGKVNGLEGHGINAINNSHAKDLTVIQSSGEINGKLNGIKMLNNGTRSTLVSIASNVTGNSLDGVEVIGQSSTNNLIFGQIKNSEIKGYINGVNLLNNGQGSTGLKVAGKINSQTRDAVLVVNDTNTNNLSFKQEKEGNIEGALNGVYLTNQGRGFTHIVNEGSILSNGGNGIFVVNKNLTQNLKIESSGNIKSFDNGINALNEGKGFTSLSSSSNITANMGSGIHLINGETATDMTITQLNGVISGFDSGIKAINNGTGFTQIDISGKVISQDNVSGNGIYTSGKENAKTYINLNQGADVSSANNIAIRNELTDSIVSLNNGSKVSGEIRLGSGNDTLIMNQGADISALTIIDGSEKKNQIRRASELDTLILNLHLTGSSTSNGAINNVAIYNWEDITLKNTGRLTLTGDLNTNKLTLESGAVVDLHPSLHQVKVNGNVYNGGTITLSNTFAGDNMTISGDYIGNNGKLILDTVVQDSDSPTDKLIVNGNTSGNTFISINNINGLGADTGNTNGIEVVHVDGTSTNDAFSIENQHIDVGAYEYILYKGDINKQNNNWYLRSFLIKDPEQPINPDNPTNPENPTNPDDPNNPDNHTEPTDPIIDPDPQDPNVTPGTITYRKEVPMFAAIPALLRQADNIMQGNMHQRIGNTPFLDSPMTWGRFINKRINLQQSGIANAHSKGNYTGLQLGSDILQNKEWRMGAYFGYLRGDLSVDGFASGKNGRVGSNKIDSYFLGAYGTYMQDNGTYVDIVLQGAHHHTDVKPNGNKNSKQKGYGFSASIETGKTFNLSDSGWKLEPQAQIIHQWLNLDDSHVSGNTKIKQSHINKWLFRVGGRFEGLFQTETGILRPYARANLFYSPNGADRINFASQSASTKFSNGAKYLSSEIALGGSYELNNQMSIYTEVGHTWTNGGKARVKAPFSSSIGIKANW; encoded by the coding sequence ATGAATAAAATATATAAGTTGGTATGGAATGCACAGCGTCAAGCTTTTATCGTAACTTCAGAAAAAGCACAATCTAAGAGTAAATTATTTTTCACCAATTTACTGTCAATAACAACATTAACGTTAGCCTCGATTTCCATAAGCTATGCACAATGTATTGATAATCTTTCAGACAGTAATACGAATTGCCAGCAGCAAAGTGATCAACAACCATACGACAATCATCAAGTTAGCCAGCAAACTCCAAAATATTTTCAATATCCTTACTCAATAACTAATTTAAACAATTCGGTAGAAATCACACTGCCAAATCATATTGAATCGAATGACGATGGTTATGATTACTCAAGTAGTTCTGATGTCGATAATTTAACTGTGAATCAGCCAGCGGGTGAAATCATTGGCGGTAAATATGGCATTAACATCAATCATAATGGTAAAGGCTCTACAAATCTTACCATTTCTGGCAGTGTTATTGGAAAGACAAATGCGGGGATACAAGTCACACATGCAATTGATGCCCAAGATTTAAATATTACAGAATTAGTTGGTGCTAATATTCATGGACAAGAATTTGGTATCCAGGCAATAAATAACGGGCGTGGGGTAACAACAATTACCACCTCAGAATCCGTGATCGCTGATAAGGGGATTGCTATTAATGTGGAAAATAACGTTGATACTAAAGGTTTAAATATCACGCAATCGGCTGGCGTCATTCATGGTATATTAGCGATTAGAGCTATGAATAATGGTAAAGGTTCATTGAACATCTCAACGTCGGGAGAAGTCATTTCTGACTCAGGAGATGGAGTCTACGGAATCAACAATTCAAACGCAAGTGATATTACTATTGGTCAATATGGCGGTTCAATCAAAGGTGCTCTAAATGGGATTTTTGCTAATAATGCAGGCAACGGTTCAACTACAATCACAACGGCTGGAAACATAACAGCACAAACACAATATGGCATATTCGCTCATAATGATTACAATACTCATGACTTAACAGTTACCCAGTCTAATGGACATATCACTAGTCAATCCCACGGTATGAAATTGGAAAACTATGGTAATGGTTCAACAGTCGTAACCACGTCGGGGGATATTATTAGTCAGGAAGGAGATGGGATAATAATCGATAATTTAAGCAATACCAAAAAACTTACATTTAACCAATTAAAAGGCAGTATAACTGGCTATCATCAAGGTATTAATTTAATCCACACTGGTAATGATGCTATGTCAATTACCGCCAATGGGGATATTATTGGTCAACAATCAAATGGTATAGCCGCTTTTGGCGCTGCAAATACTCAAGAATTAACTATCAATCAATTGAAAGGCAATATTATTGGTTACACTATTGGTATTTTTGCTCAAAATCGCGGCACAAATTCAACACTGATAACCACTTCTGGCAACGTAACAGGACAAAATTTAAGCGGAATATCTGTTCAGAATGATACTAATACGCATGATATCACCATAAACCAAGCATCCGGTACAATCCATGGGAATTTAAATGGGATTGAAACTTTCAATATGGGTAATGGCACAACGCTAATTACAACTGCAGGTGAAATAACCTCAAGCTCATCAAGTGGTATCTATTCGATGAATTATAACAATGCGAAAGATATTAATGTGATTCAATCAATTGGAAGCATTTCTGGAAAAAACTATGGTGTTTATCTTGATAATAACGGTAATGGTTCAAGCTCTATCACTGTAGCTGGCAACGTTACTGGCGATAGTAAAGATGGTTTATTTGTTAATAATCATACTAATACTAAAAATCTAACCGCTAAACAATCTTCGGGTATGATTCAAGGAAAAGAGAATGGTATCAATTATAACAATTCTGGTAATGGCTCAACCTATATAACAACTTCAGGCAGTGTAAGTGGTGAAGAAAATGATGGTATATATGCAATTAACGATATTCATACACATGATTTGAATGTTATGCAAACGAAAGGTAGCATTAATGGATATCTAAATGGAATCAATATACAAAATAAAGGCAGTGGCTCAACATCAATAATTTCATCGGGTGATGTGGTTGGTAGCCAAAAAAATGGTATTCATGCATTAAATGATCAATCAAGTACTAACTTTGTTGTTTCGCAAACATCGGGATTGATTAAAGGGTTACTTTATGGTGTGTACATTGAAAATAATGGAACAGGATCAACATCAATTAATACATCTGGAGATATTGTTGGCGGTCAAGAAGACGGCCTTTATGCAGTAGGAAATGATAATACACAAGAAATAAAAATTGGTCAACTAGACGGCAATATCACAGGATCAAATCATGGCATTAATATTTTAAATAATGGTCAAAATTCCAGTACCATTACCACATTAGGTAAGGTTAATGGATTAGAAGGTCATGGTATTAATGCTATCAATAATTCTCATGCTAAAGATCTGACCGTGATTCAATCATCTGGCGAAATTAATGGTAAATTAAATGGCATTAAAATGCTCAACAATGGAACACGTTCAACCCTAGTCAGTATAGCCAGTAACGTTACCGGTAACTCGCTTGATGGAGTAGAAGTTATAGGACAGTCTTCAACCAATAATTTGATATTTGGACAGATAAAAAACAGTGAAATTAAGGGATATATTAACGGCGTTAATTTATTAAATAATGGACAAGGTTCAACAGGATTAAAAGTGGCAGGGAAAATAAATAGCCAAACCCGAGATGCTGTCCTTGTGGTTAATGATACCAACACGAACAATCTTTCGTTTAAACAAGAGAAAGAAGGCAATATAGAAGGCGCTTTAAATGGTGTTTACCTCACCAATCAGGGACGTGGATTTACGCATATTGTTAATGAAGGTTCAATTCTTTCTAATGGTGGTAATGGTATTTTCGTGGTAAATAAAAATTTGACACAAAACCTCAAAATTGAATCGTCTGGTAATATTAAAAGTTTTGATAATGGTATTAATGCCCTAAATGAAGGAAAAGGCTTTACCTCATTATCATCTTCATCAAATATTACAGCTAACATGGGTTCAGGAATTCATTTAATTAATGGAGAAACAGCAACCGATATGACAATTACTCAATTAAATGGCGTAATCTCAGGTTTTGATAGTGGTATTAAAGCGATAAATAATGGTACAGGCTTCACGCAAATTGATATATCGGGCAAAGTGATTAGCCAAGATAATGTATCTGGGAATGGTATTTATACTTCAGGTAAAGAAAACGCGAAAACCTATATTAATCTTAATCAAGGTGCTGATGTTTCATCAGCAAATAATATTGCGATAAGAAATGAATTAACCGATTCCATCGTCTCACTAAATAATGGTTCTAAAGTAAGTGGAGAAATCAGATTAGGTTCGGGCAATGATACCTTGATCATGAATCAAGGTGCCGATATTTCTGCACTCACTATCATTGATGGTAGCGAGAAAAAAAATCAAATCAGGCGCGCATCTGAACTTGATACGCTCATACTGAATTTACATCTTACAGGTTCTTCAACCTCTAATGGTGCCATTAATAATGTTGCTATTTATAATTGGGAAGATATCACACTTAAAAATACAGGTAGATTAACATTAACAGGTGATCTTAACACCAACAAGCTAACGCTTGAATCTGGTGCTGTAGTTGACCTGCACCCTTCTCTTCATCAAGTTAAAGTTAATGGTAACGTCTACAATGGTGGAACAATCACTTTAAGTAACACTTTTGCCGGCGATAACATGACAATAAGTGGTGATTACATAGGTAATAATGGTAAATTAATACTCGACACCGTTGTTCAAGACAGTGATAGTCCAACAGATAAATTGATTGTAAACGGTAACACGTCGGGCAATACATTTATCAGCATCAATAATATTAATGGATTAGGTGCGGATACAGGTAATACCAATGGCATTGAAGTCGTTCATGTTGATGGTACGAGCACGAATGATGCATTTAGCATTGAAAATCAACATATCGATGTGGGCGCTTACGAATATATCCTATATAAAGGTGATATTAATAAACAAAATAATAATTGGTATTTACGATCATTTCTGATTAAAGATCCAGAGCAACCAATTAATCCGGACAACCCAACAAACCCCGAAAATCCGACTAATCCGGATGATCCGAACAATCCAGATAACCATACAGAACCTACCGACCCGATTATCGACCCTGATCCGCAAGATCCTAATGTAACCCCTGGAACAATAACATACCGAAAAGAAGTCCCAATGTTTGCTGCCATTCCAGCCCTATTACGTCAAGCTGATAATATTATGCAAGGCAATATGCACCAACGTATCGGCAATACGCCATTTTTAGATTCACCGATGACTTGGGGCCGATTCATTAATAAACGAATCAATTTACAACAGAGCGGTATAGCTAACGCGCATAGCAAAGGGAATTATACAGGCTTACAGTTAGGTAGTGATATTTTGCAGAATAAAGAATGGCGTATGGGGGCTTATTTTGGTTATTTGCGTGGAGATTTAAGTGTTGATGGCTTTGCGAGTGGCAAAAATGGTCGAGTGGGAAGTAACAAAATCGATTCATACTTTTTAGGTGCATATGGTACTTATATGCAAGACAATGGCACATATGTGGATATTGTTTTACAAGGTGCGCATCATCATACCGATGTAAAACCGAATGGAAATAAAAACAGCAAACAAAAAGGATACGGTTTCAGTGCATCGATCGAAACAGGCAAAACCTTTAACTTATCGGATAGTGGCTGGAAGTTAGAACCACAAGCTCAAATCATTCACCAATGGTTAAATTTGGATGATAGTCATGTGAGTGGAAACACTAAAATTAAACAAAGTCATATCAATAAATGGTTATTCCGTGTTGGTGGTCGATTTGAAGGTCTATTCCAAACCGAAACCGGTATTTTACGTCCCTATGCAAGGGCGAATTTATTCTATTCACCTAATGGCGCCGATCGTATTAACTTTGCCAGCCAGAGTGCATCAACAAAATTCAGTAATGGCGCAAAATACCTCAGCTCAGAAATTGCACTCGGTGGCAGTTATGAATTAAACAATCAAATGAGTATTTACACTGAAGTTGGGCATACGTGGACTAATGGTGGAAAAGCAAGAGTTAAAGCGCCTTTCAGTAGTTCAATAGGTATTAAAGCCAACTGGTAA